GCACGCTATTTCTCATGGCTGCAGCAGGCAGCGGCACACTAGGCCTAGCACTAGCCGCTCGCCGACATCCCGCGCAGACTTGGCATCGCACAACCAGGGGCCGGCCGGAACACACGCCCCCCCNNNNNNNNNNNNNNNNNNNNNNNNNNNNNNNNNNNNNNNNNNNNNNNNNNNNNNNNNNNNNNNNNNNNNNNNNNNNNNNNNNNNNNNNNNNNNNNNNNNNNNNNNNNNNNNNNNNNNNNNNNNNNNNNNNNNNNNNNNNNNNNNNNNNNNNNNNNNNNNNNNNNNNNNNNNNNNNNNNNNNNNNNNNNNNNNNNNNNNNNNNNNNNNNNNNNNNNNNNNNNNNNNNNNNNNNNNNNNNNNNNNNNNNNNNNNNNNNNNNNNNNNNNNNNNNNNNNNNNNNNNNNNNNNNNNNNNNNNNNNNNNNNNNNNNNNNNNNNNNNNNNNNNNNNNNNNNNNNNNNNNNNNNNNNNNNNNNNNNNNNNTCCGACTCACCATACGGGAAACCACTCCATCTAATTTCCCTGCAACTACGATTCAGCAAGAGATCACAGGTAATCTAATTTGTTTTCCCAAATTCCGAGTTCAACGAAGGAGTTAGATACAGATTATCCATATGCTTATTCTGTCCATCATACTGTCCTGGATAGATAGCTTGGTTGTTCCACTCAATTGAAGACATGAATTAGATGCAAATAGTACTGCACTATACATCTAATTTTCCTGCAATTGCTTCATTAGATAGATAGCCTGAGTGTTCACCCAATTGTTCTTAACATTTTAAATATCACAAAATATATTTTGTAGCCATAAGCAATGATAAGCAAGCTCAATCACAATTTATGAATTGATATATACATGTATGCTCGCTCCATCTTGTAATCCTGTATTATATACTAAAATGCCTATGACTCAGAATCTATAAAAAAATATGTACACCCTTTGCCTGGTCCGCCCAATATTTTCTTTGAAGCTCCGCCACTTTTGCTAACCTTCAAGTTTTACCAATTTCAGGATTGGATGATCCTTGATGACCAGCGTTGTTTTTGAGGAACCCTTCCCAGATTAATTAATAGACTACATACATAGATTTTAGAGCTACACACCAATTTCTGCAGTGATCTAGGAAATATCACCTGTCAAATTCTCGTGGTTGGAGCAAGGAAGTAGAGAAGGCAGCGCTGTCCGGGGAAAGGCAGAGCTGCTTGCGAGGAGGGTCGACGCTCCGCTGCCTGGGGTAGAGGACGTAGAGGAGGGGTCCCCGCTAGGTTCTCTGGTGAAGCTTGTGGGGAGGAGGCCTGGTCGGGGAGGAAGCTCGCGAGATGGGTGGTGGTGAGGGAAGACATTCGGCGGAGGAGGGTGGTCGCCGCTTGTGGTCTGGAGTGGCGTCTCGGTGGCGCCGCTCTGGAGTGCTTGGGAAGGGGGACGACAGTGGTCTGGGTGGAGGGCGGCCGCCGGCTTGGATCTGGAGTGGTTGGCGGCTGCGGTCAATTCGGTGCTTGGCGCCGCCGCTCTGGCGTGGTTTGGGGCGACGGCGCAAGNNNNNNNNNNNNNNNNNNNNNNNNNNNNNNNNNNNNNNNNNNNNNNNNNNNNNNNNNNNNNNNNNNNNNNNNNNNNNNNNNNNNNNNNNNNNNNNNNNNNNNNNNNNNNNNNNNNNNNNNNNNNNNNNNNNNNNNNNNNNNNNNNNNNNNNNNNNNNNNNNNNNNNNNNNNNNNNNNNNNNNNNNNNNNNNNNNNNNNNNNNNNNNNNNNNNNNNNNNNNNNNNNNNNNNNNNNNNNNNNNNNNNNNNNNNNNNNNNNNNNNNNNNNNNNNNNNNNNNNNNNNNNNNNNNNNNNNNNNNNNNNNNNNNGGAGGGCACGAATGATTTGGGGGTCGATTTGGGGGCAGCGGCGCTATCTGATTTTTTTAGTGGCTGGTGGCGATATTTTGGTCTCGCGTCAAAGTCGATTCCCG
The sequence above is a segment of the Triticum dicoccoides isolate Atlit2015 ecotype Zavitan chromosome 1A, WEW_v2.0, whole genome shotgun sequence genome. Coding sequences within it:
- the LOC119356068 gene encoding uncharacterized protein LOC119356068, translated to MAELLDVFSGAEVDGDRGDDDDHDDHDPSKPAAALHPDHCRPPSQALQSGATETPLQTTSGDHPPPPNVFPHHHPSRELPPRPGLLPTSFTREPSGDPSSTSSTPGSGASTLLASSSAFPRTALPSLLPCSNHENLTGLLKCGVYLVLDKLELQVYRRLVKKMFPKDTLLDGDLDDLQAAEGLQDLLLSWWSDNVMRLVW